In the genome of candidate division Zixibacteria bacterium HGW-Zixibacteria-1, the window TAAGGACAGTTTCTATGAACCTGACGGATATCTAAAAAGGGAAGTCAATATTGAAGCTGCCGAGGCTATGTCTGAGATATTGCAAAGAGAGAGAATGACTCAGGCATCAATCCGGAACCTATTTAACTCGGTAAATTCAATAAAAATGAAACTTAAGACGGATCGAGACCTTCCGTCCGGTTTTATCCGCGAGAATTTTCTTAAATTCGTTACGCAGGTCGAATATCAATCCAAACGTGACGTGATACCGGAGATTTTTCGAATTTTTGTAGAAATCCACACAGATTTGGTTGTCAAAGACAAAAAAGAATTCCTGGGATTTGCAGATTATCTGACGGCCATTGTTGCCAGAATGAAACAAAAGTAGGAGGTTGCAATGCAACTTGAAAGATATCTCGAAATAGAGGGCCAGATAACATGTCTGGCCGGCCTGAAAATTGGCGGGACCAAAGAAACCATCGGTATTGGCGAAACCGATAAGCCCATTATACGGCACCCGGTTAATCGCCTGCCGTATATACCCGGTTCGTCTCTAAAAGGTAAGTTAATATCCCTTTTGGAAATAAAAGACAGCCCAAGAAGCCAGCAATCCGGAAGACCATGCGACTGCGGTAATTGCAAAATATGCATATTATTCGGGAGAGGTGATCCGCGGGAAAGTTCACAGCCCACCCGCCTTATTTTCAGGGACGCGCAAATGAGTGAAAAAACAAGAGAATTGCTGGAAGAAGCACTTCCCGGATCCTATGCCGAGATCAAGACCGAAATCCAGATGGACAGGAAAGAAGGAAAAGCCGCCCAGCGAGCCCTAAGACAACAGGAAAGAATCCCCGAGGGCTCAATATTTGATTTTTCCATCTCGATGCGGATTTTTGACGTGGATGTTCCAAGTATCAAGGAGTATCTGAATTATTTTGCCGACGCTTTTGATTTGCTGGAAAAAGA includes:
- the csm3 gene encoding type III-A CRISPR-associated RAMP protein Csm3, with amino-acid sequence MQLERYLEIEGQITCLAGLKIGGTKETIGIGETDKPIIRHPVNRLPYIPGSSLKGKLISLLEIKDSPRSQQSGRPCDCGNCKICILFGRGDPRESSQPTRLIFRDAQMSEKTRELLEEALPGSYAEIKTEIQMDRKEGKAAQRALRQQERIPEGSIFDFSISMRIFDVDVPSIKEYLNYFADAFDLLEKDYLGGNGSRGYGKVKFTSADGRPISEYLRTMKL